DNA sequence from the Drosophila sechellia strain sech25 chromosome 3L, ASM438219v1, whole genome shotgun sequence genome:
GCCCCGCGATCGCGTATGTCAGAAAAAGCCTCCCAACTCCACGATCTCCCAAGTGCTAACCATCGAGGATGAGCTTCGTCGCATCCACCACAAGGCGGAGGAGTCCCGCTTCACAAAGCCCTATAAAAAGAAATGTGCCCTCTACGACGACTTAACCATGTGCATCGTGCCACAACGAACTCCAGCGGAGCTGAAGACCCATGCCGAGATGCGAGAGCGTATTCTGGCCGCACGAAAGGACTTTGGACTAGTCGAGCACGACGCCAAGGTCGAAAGGCCATGTCCCAAAGATCTCGTCGTCCTCAACAGTCCCATGGACATGGGCGAGGAGGAACAACAGGCGGAGGAGGgcgaggaagaggaggagggCGAGGTCAAGCCACAACTAGCTACCCCCGAATGCAGTTCTAATATGATAATTATTCCGGACAAACGCATGGTATGTTTAGAAATAGCTTAGAAACAATATTTCCCGATACAAATAAACTACGTATACCAAATTACCATCAATTCAAATGATCTGGGGatcattaaatttaaacatgATCATTATAAGCAGTGCTGGTTTATTATTTATCAAATCGAATTTGATTCATAACTAAGTTATGAAGTAAGATctcttattgttgttgttctaaGAATAGACGAAGCTATGGCATTAATCTTAATTAAAATCGAAGGCCTACAGTACTTTTTTTGGTGAAATCAACGAGTTGTTGATTACATATAACAGTCGACTACACTGTGGCATAAATTTAGACTAGCTTTAACCTAGTTATACATTGATGTTTTTACTCGATCAATTCGATGTCATCGATATCGGCGTAAATACTTCCCGGTGGCAGTTCTGAAAGAGCTATAGCTCCAGGATCGGCTTGCCCATCTCCATCGGTAGTCGCCAGCGACAGGTTGTGATATGCTCCAGAAACAGCCTGTTGCTGCATGTGCACTCCCAGCTGGGAGATAAGTTCCAATGCCTGTACATCCGAGTTCATCAGAGCGAACTGGTGGATAATGGCTAGATGCGGAAAAACCCCATTCAGAAGGGTACTGGTTCCAGCGTTTATTTGAGCATCCGGGTTTTCCTGGTCGCCCTTTGCCTGCAGAGGTATTTCCCCTTCTGCAGCATCTGGTGTGCTGAAAGGTGAGGACATCATGGTGGGCTCACATGTTACCAGCTCCACTTCATCATCCCCCTCTGGATGATCGGACATCATACTGTTTTCGCTGGAGAGATTGACAAAATCTGCCATAACACCTTCTTTTGAGATTGCTTCGCCTGGATTATCCAGCTCCCGTTGCATGAAGTTCGGCAGTGCATGCTTAAACTCCACAATGATGTCTTCGACAGGCAGGTCCCCGTTCAAGGGACTC
Encoded proteins:
- the LOC6616436 gene encoding uncharacterized protein LOC6616436, producing MAAIAALPTTTLRRNNNSNTKGIKSRRNERNILTFYEKIAVIRYYEETNISRNSLAKMFHCCATQIRRILDKKKDLLQQLATLSEADASIIIEEMTRKRRKFEMSAISFLLHEWVERCIQMHLNISIRNQKLKETAMRMAAVLNLPSFRPSYRWLSRFRNKYKYEADELGYQGESPLNGDLPVEDIIVEFKHALPNFMQRELDNPGEAISKEGVMADFVNLSSENSMMSDHPEGDDEVELVTCEPTMMSSPFSTPDAAEGEIPLQAKGDQENPDAQINAGTSTLLNGVFPHLAIIHQFALMNSDVQALELISQLGVHMQQQAVSGAYHNLSLATTDGDGQADPGAIALSELPPGSIYADIDDIELIE